Proteins from a single region of Pseudopedobacter saltans DSM 12145:
- a CDS encoding Smr/MutS family protein — protein sequence MKFKLGEFVRFIDENREGYITRIIDDQVVAVTGDDDFEIPVAVSNLARVHGHMANAVEADFGTGLEEEELSAAEFSTKGISIAFVQDLNKGSLVHFYLVNETSFELLVTLTTVRKDDYKGEFAAKLGPLSITKMHTASLPELDLWPKFLVDVLTFTSSNIKPLKPINLEYRFKAKDFSDNKKTIPFIKQQGWILQLDEPEVKIDVQKLKESFYNQPKSEENKVDKPQREIDLHIEKLRDDHQFLSKSEILNIQLAEFHSKLAAAIVHKFPDIVFIHGVGNGVLRDNIHKALGKHSQVRTFKDAQREKFGYGATEVIFKI from the coding sequence ATGAAATTTAAGCTAGGAGAATTTGTTCGTTTTATAGACGAAAACAGAGAGGGTTATATTACCAGAATTATTGATGATCAGGTTGTGGCTGTAACCGGAGATGACGATTTTGAAATTCCGGTTGCGGTTAGTAATCTGGCGAGAGTTCATGGTCATATGGCAAATGCCGTAGAAGCTGATTTTGGTACTGGTCTTGAAGAAGAAGAATTATCTGCCGCCGAATTTTCAACTAAAGGAATATCTATCGCATTCGTACAGGATTTGAATAAAGGTTCTCTTGTGCATTTCTACCTGGTAAACGAAACTTCCTTTGAACTACTGGTTACATTAACTACTGTTCGTAAAGATGATTATAAGGGCGAATTCGCAGCGAAACTTGGCCCTTTATCTATTACAAAAATGCATACTGCTTCTTTGCCGGAATTGGATTTATGGCCCAAATTTTTAGTTGATGTTCTAACTTTTACCAGTTCTAATATAAAGCCACTTAAGCCTATTAATTTAGAATATCGATTTAAGGCTAAAGATTTTTCAGATAATAAAAAGACAATACCTTTTATCAAGCAACAGGGATGGATTCTTCAATTAGACGAACCCGAAGTAAAAATTGATGTTCAAAAGCTTAAGGAAAGTTTTTATAACCAGCCTAAATCTGAAGAAAATAAAGTAGACAAGCCTCAACGGGAAATTGATTTACATATCGAAAAACTGCGTGATGATCATCAATTCTTGAGTAAATCGGAAATACTTAATATTCAATTAGCTGAGTTTCATTCTAAGCTTGCGGCGGCAATTGTTCACAAATTCCCTGATATCGTTTTTATACATGGAGTTGGAAACGGAGTGTTAAGAGACAATATCCATAAGGCATTAGGTAAACATTCTCAGGTTCGTACGTTCAAAGACGCACAGAGAGAGAAATTTGGTTATGGCGCTACAGAGGTGATCTTTAAAATTTAA